A DNA window from Ignavibacteriales bacterium contains the following coding sequences:
- a CDS encoding DUF362 domain-containing protein: MSSRRHFFRILTATGLGTIFLQPEWSKLFSQDKKPEKPATNIKDASKYPRTVDSMPGKFPGKVVQVYHDKCIVKNKIDQNISGKMVKAGMLNLTGNKDISEAWRMFVTPKDIIGLKVNPVAGVTLSTSIEIVQAIIQQLEAAGIPRKNLVIWDRREFEMQEVGFTEKVFPGIKIIGTERKDDKGSFVDSEGKLYGEQMIDKNWFYWADVEEKYDAETIPYMINEGKHSYFSKIVTQQVDKIINIPILKNAGSSITLCLKNLAYGSVSNTGRLHKQLWSETSAEVCAFSPLRDKVVLNIVDGIKGCFNGGPGATPEFFTEYKTVLVGTDPVAVDRVGYEIILSKRIAEKIQKEESPKGRIFLQLAEDLKLGVADINKIDLKKIELS, translated from the coding sequence ATGTCCTCACGCCGGCACTTTTTCCGAATACTGACCGCTACAGGTCTTGGCACAATTTTTCTTCAGCCCGAATGGTCGAAATTATTCTCTCAAGATAAGAAACCCGAAAAACCTGCAACCAACATTAAAGATGCATCTAAATATCCAAGAACGGTTGATTCTATGCCCGGAAAATTTCCGGGGAAAGTGGTTCAGGTTTACCATGATAAGTGCATCGTGAAAAATAAAATAGATCAGAATATTTCAGGCAAGATGGTGAAAGCCGGGATGCTTAATCTTACAGGCAATAAAGATATTTCAGAAGCGTGGCGGATGTTTGTTACTCCAAAAGATATTATCGGACTAAAGGTAAATCCGGTTGCAGGCGTAACATTATCTACGAGCATCGAAATAGTTCAGGCGATCATTCAACAATTGGAAGCGGCAGGAATCCCGAGGAAGAATCTCGTTATCTGGGATCGGCGCGAATTTGAGATGCAAGAGGTTGGATTTACAGAAAAAGTTTTCCCCGGAATCAAAATCATCGGAACTGAACGAAAAGACGATAAAGGATCGTTCGTTGACAGTGAAGGAAAACTTTACGGCGAACAGATGATAGATAAAAACTGGTTTTACTGGGCAGACGTTGAAGAAAAATACGACGCTGAGACCATACCATACATGATTAACGAAGGAAAGCATTCTTACTTTTCAAAAATTGTTACACAGCAGGTAGATAAAATAATCAACATACCTATACTGAAGAATGCCGGATCATCAATAACACTCTGCTTAAAAAATTTAGCATACGGTTCAGTTTCAAACACTGGAAGGCTGCATAAACAATTGTGGTCAGAAACCTCGGCAGAAGTCTGCGCCTTCTCGCCTTTGCGCGATAAAGTGGTTTTAAATATTGTGGATGGTATAAAAGGATGTTTCAATGGCGGACCCGGCGCCACACCAGAATTTTTCACAGAGTATAAAACTGTGTTGGTCGGGACTGATCCGGTAGCCGTTGACCGTGTAGGATATGAAATAATCCTCAGCAAGCGGATCGCGGAAAAAATTCAGAAAGAAGAATCGCCGAAAGGCAGAATATTCCTTCAGTTAGCCGAAGATTTAAAATTAGGCGTTGCTGATATCAATAAAATTGATTTAAAGAAAATAGAATTATCCTGA
- a CDS encoding carbohydrate binding family 9 domain-containing protein: MNNGLKTIFSLTCLICLSILTLDAAEPLKPVRTNLSPVIDGILDDPIWKNVTRVTDFKTFLPDFGKDGSQITIGYAAYDSENLYFAYRCFDTEPDKIKTSINSRDNIIQDDWVCINLDSFNDQQALTAFYINPNGIQADSKFSAGNEDFNGDLVWYSAGKLIDSGYIVEVQIPLKSLRYSDKEPVIMSVMFERYISRFSEHSSFPELDPAKGMSILTQMVPLEYSGIKHYTLLELLPAVTYSYKSTLEKNRLVKDESKPDLSLTMKYGITSDLVLDGTLNPDFSQIESDAGQVDVNLRYDLFYAEKRPFFLEGYENFRIAATQASELDPVVSLVHTRTIVNPIAGIKLTGKINKNNTISSIYAADELPDEFNIEGKYSHVPIVRVKSALSDDSYIGGLAASVEKKDSYNRVIGLDEMYRLGDESMLESHFLGSFSKYTGAGDKINGHALGINYSKSTRDLGFGVSVKEISKDFAADMGYINRTGIFSFTGLIRPRYYPKSDFFQFITFEVFTGQTKDKYSNLWETFNHVSIQPYFLGSLTAKAKYSYSTEIFRGEKFKTGGFHFLFGGQFSKEFNASILYRHINSIYYERDPLKNPFQGVTNRITVAALYQPFDQLSAEANFIFSDFHSTSGEKLYRYPLYRGKLTYQLNKYLFFRGIAEYNEYKKILITDFLASFTYIPGTVAYLGYGSMYEKINWNEDTDMYDSSNRFLESARGLFFKMSYLWRL, encoded by the coding sequence ATGAATAATGGATTAAAAACTATTTTTTCCCTTACCTGTCTGATATGTTTGTCGATTTTAACTCTTGATGCGGCAGAACCGCTTAAACCCGTTCGCACAAATTTGTCGCCTGTCATCGATGGTATTTTGGATGATCCGATATGGAAAAATGTAACGCGCGTAACCGATTTTAAAACGTTCCTTCCCGATTTTGGAAAAGATGGTTCTCAAATAACAATCGGCTATGCGGCTTATGATTCCGAAAATCTTTACTTTGCTTACCGTTGTTTCGATACTGAACCCGATAAAATAAAAACATCGATTAACAGCAGAGACAATATTATTCAGGATGATTGGGTTTGCATTAATCTTGATTCGTTCAACGATCAACAAGCGCTGACTGCATTCTACATCAATCCTAATGGTATTCAAGCTGACAGTAAATTTTCTGCCGGGAATGAAGATTTCAATGGAGATCTTGTATGGTATAGTGCTGGAAAACTGATAGACTCCGGTTATATCGTTGAAGTACAAATTCCGCTTAAAAGCTTGCGGTATTCCGATAAGGAACCCGTGATCATGAGCGTGATGTTCGAAAGATATATCAGTCGATTTTCTGAACACAGCAGTTTTCCCGAACTCGATCCCGCTAAAGGGATGTCAATTTTGACCCAGATGGTCCCACTGGAGTATTCCGGAATTAAACATTATACATTGCTTGAACTTTTACCTGCAGTTACTTATTCATACAAATCAACATTAGAAAAAAACCGGTTGGTAAAAGATGAAAGCAAACCCGATTTAAGTTTGACGATGAAATATGGTATAACTTCCGATTTGGTGCTTGATGGAACATTGAATCCGGATTTTAGTCAAATAGAATCAGACGCAGGTCAGGTTGATGTAAATTTGCGGTACGATCTTTTCTATGCGGAGAAACGCCCGTTCTTTCTTGAGGGTTATGAAAATTTCCGGATAGCGGCAACACAAGCGTCTGAATTGGACCCGGTTGTTTCACTTGTCCATACAAGAACGATAGTAAACCCGATAGCCGGAATAAAACTTACCGGAAAAATAAATAAGAATAATACTATATCGTCGATATATGCAGCAGACGAATTACCGGATGAATTCAACATCGAAGGAAAATATTCCCATGTTCCAATAGTACGTGTGAAATCTGCTTTATCTGATGACAGTTATATCGGTGGACTAGCAGCGAGCGTGGAAAAGAAAGATTCTTACAACCGCGTAATCGGGTTGGATGAAATGTACAGACTCGGAGATGAAAGTATGCTGGAATCTCATTTCCTCGGGTCGTTTTCGAAATACACTGGGGCAGGAGATAAAATAAACGGTCATGCGTTAGGTATAAATTACTCGAAATCTACACGCGATCTAGGATTCGGCGTTTCAGTGAAAGAAATTTCAAAAGATTTTGCCGCCGATATGGGATATATAAATAGGACGGGAATATTCAGTTTCACCGGTCTTATTCGCCCCCGGTACTATCCTAAATCTGATTTTTTTCAGTTCATAACATTCGAAGTTTTCACAGGTCAGACTAAAGATAAATACAGTAATCTCTGGGAAACATTCAACCATGTTTCAATCCAACCGTATTTTCTCGGAAGTTTAACTGCAAAAGCAAAATATTCCTACTCAACTGAAATTTTCAGAGGGGAAAAATTTAAAACGGGCGGATTTCATTTTCTTTTTGGCGGACAATTCTCAAAGGAATTCAACGCGTCAATTCTTTATCGGCATATAAATTCAATTTATTATGAAAGGGATCCGTTAAAGAATCCATTTCAGGGAGTAACTAACCGTATTACTGTTGCGGCTTTATATCAGCCGTTTGATCAACTTTCGGCAGAAGCAAATTTTATTTTTTCGGATTTTCACAGCACATCCGGAGAAAAACTTTACAGGTATCCTCTTTACAGGGGTAAGCTCACATATCAGTTAAATAAATATCTCTTCTTCCGTGGAATTGCGGAATACAACGAGTATAAAAAAATATTAATTACCGATTTCCTCGCCTCTTTCACTTATATCCCCGGAACAGTTGCTTACCTCGGATATGGTTCGATGTACGAAAAAATAAATTGGAATGAAGATACTGATATGTATGACTCAAGCAATCGTTTTCTGGAATCGGCACGTGGATTGTTTTTCAAAATGTCTTATCTCTGGAGATTGTAA
- a CDS encoding carbohydrate binding family 9 domain-containing protein has protein sequence MNIKYSILVLLTALALTPVTLFCKPSEIDEKPIFNITKIAEPIKITGKMDNPLWLTADEVELNYEVTPGDNTPAPQKTLVKAMYDENYLYFGFKCLDSNPEQIRANISDRDRMYQDDWVFVAIDTYGDFQRSYELCVNPYGIQGDLLATINGEDASIDWIWHSAASKNETGWTAELAIPFSSLSFPDADEQNWRINILRTVPRGSRTRISWVKMDRNIPGIMTQAGHLKGLKNIKSGNSIELLPYAMGQMGGGLIDFEDPSSGFKYAPMVGRIGGGIKYSPSPDFSIDAVINPDFSQIESDAAQISVNTTFALQYEEKRPYFLIGRELLQTPMYYSRSINDPKGAARLIGKAGSLSYMYMGAYDRNTVFVIPGEERSNTVASTLGSYVNIGRLRYDLGDESYIGSMVMTRNLSEGHNYIAGLDWNYKFWSNWYFSGEGFLSQTKELNDSTLLNSKRKFGKTSYNAAFNGEKYSGNGIHLVLSHNERSYNFNFVSNHFSPTYQTYNGLFDQNGYRAYYMSHEYTLYPESLFIDRGTFGFNSNIRSDFYGVKKEQVIQPFISMTLKGQTNLYLQYLLVNDENFRNVWFKRINRFFFNINTRPLNEISLSAYGNFGKFIYRTSSPTMGKGQNIGASITLKPTSQLNVSFSYDWSALSSWETGEKYYDGFIYRGVGTYQFSPELFVRAIFQYDDFGKSFQFYPLFSYKLNAFTTFYAGATSDYMRYEGEVRPVNTSQQYFMKLQYLLTI, from the coding sequence GTGAATATAAAATATTCCATCTTAGTTTTACTAACAGCATTAGCATTAACCCCAGTTACATTATTTTGTAAGCCGTCAGAAATTGACGAAAAACCTATCTTTAATATTACCAAGATTGCGGAACCTATCAAGATAACCGGCAAAATGGACAATCCTTTATGGCTTACAGCTGATGAGGTTGAATTGAATTATGAAGTTACCCCTGGTGATAACACTCCGGCGCCTCAAAAGACTTTAGTTAAGGCAATGTATGATGAGAATTATCTTTATTTCGGTTTCAAATGTTTGGATTCGAATCCCGAACAAATCCGGGCAAATATTTCCGATAGAGATAGAATGTATCAGGATGATTGGGTTTTTGTTGCGATCGATACTTATGGAGATTTTCAAAGATCATATGAATTATGTGTGAACCCTTACGGGATACAGGGTGATCTGCTGGCAACAATTAACGGCGAAGATGCAAGCATAGATTGGATATGGCATTCAGCCGCGTCTAAAAATGAAACCGGATGGACAGCCGAACTGGCTATCCCTTTTTCAAGCTTAAGCTTCCCGGATGCTGATGAACAAAATTGGAGGATCAACATTCTCCGAACGGTGCCGAGAGGCAGCAGAACGCGGATATCATGGGTTAAAATGGATAGGAACATACCGGGTATAATGACGCAAGCAGGACATTTAAAAGGATTGAAAAATATTAAATCAGGTAACTCAATAGAATTACTTCCATACGCGATGGGACAAATGGGTGGAGGTTTAATTGATTTTGAAGATCCATCTTCGGGTTTCAAATATGCACCGATGGTCGGGAGGATAGGCGGAGGAATAAAATATTCACCGAGTCCCGATTTTTCAATCGATGCTGTTATCAATCCTGATTTCAGCCAAATAGAATCGGACGCGGCGCAGATAAGCGTTAACACAACATTCGCACTTCAATATGAAGAAAAACGTCCTTATTTTTTAATCGGGCGAGAACTGCTTCAAACACCTATGTATTACTCAAGATCCATAAACGATCCGAAAGGTGCCGCAAGATTGATCGGGAAAGCCGGATCGTTATCTTATATGTATATGGGTGCATATGATCGAAACACGGTATTTGTAATTCCCGGAGAAGAAAGAAGTAATACCGTGGCATCAACATTAGGATCGTATGTTAATATTGGAAGGTTACGATATGATTTAGGTGATGAATCTTATATTGGGAGTATGGTTATGACAAGAAATCTCTCGGAGGGACATAATTACATTGCAGGATTAGATTGGAATTACAAATTCTGGAGTAACTGGTATTTCAGCGGTGAGGGATTTCTGTCTCAAACTAAGGAATTAAACGATTCAACGTTGTTGAATTCTAAACGGAAATTCGGAAAAACTTCTTACAATGCCGCTTTCAACGGCGAAAAATATTCGGGCAACGGCATTCATCTTGTACTATCGCATAATGAAAGATCTTACAATTTTAATTTTGTTTCTAACCATTTTTCACCGACATATCAAACTTATAATGGTCTTTTCGATCAGAATGGATACCGGGCATATTATATGAGTCATGAGTACACATTATATCCGGAGAGTTTGTTTATTGATCGTGGGACGTTTGGATTTAACTCAAATATCCGTTCTGACTTCTATGGTGTGAAAAAAGAACAAGTCATCCAGCCATTTATTTCTATGACACTGAAAGGTCAAACAAATTTATACCTTCAATATCTGCTTGTTAACGATGAAAATTTCCGCAATGTTTGGTTTAAAAGAATTAACAGGTTTTTCTTCAATATAAATACACGTCCGTTAAATGAAATTTCATTATCGGCGTATGGAAATTTTGGTAAATTCATTTATCGCACAAGCAGCCCGACTATGGGCAAGGGGCAAAATATTGGAGCATCCATAACATTAAAACCGACCTCGCAATTAAACGTTTCATTCTCATACGATTGGTCTGCACTCTCAAGTTGGGAGACGGGTGAGAAATATTATGATGGTTTTATCTATCGTGGTGTCGGCACTTATCAATTTTCTCCCGAGTTGTTTGTCCGTGCAATCTTTCAGTATGATGATTTCGGAAAAAGTTTTCAGTTCTATCCGCTATTCAGCTACAAGTTGAATGCCTTTACAACTTTTTATGCGGGGGCAACAAGCGATTACATGAGGTACGAAGGAGAAGTAAGACCCGTCAATACAAGTCAGCAATATTTTATGAAACTGCAGTATTTGCTCACGATCTAA
- a CDS encoding ABC transporter ATP-binding protein yields the protein MEIKSTDWLMARNLSRYYRRGSGEVRALDDVSLFVERGEYISIVGSSGSGKTTLLNLLSGLDSPTSGAVEFQGTALQLMSKRELALYRAKKIGMVFQSFNLIPQFTALQNVEMALYFNGISAKERRRQSQTILEQLGLQDRLTHKPADMSGGEQQRVALARAIVKKPEILFADEPTGNLDYENAQQIAFLINNLNKENYTIILVTHNVELAKKNSNRIIKMKYGKIAEDGGMSDGGGL from the coding sequence ATGGAAATAAAATCAACCGACTGGCTGATGGCACGAAATCTATCGCGATATTATCGTCGTGGATCAGGTGAAGTACGCGCTCTGGATGATGTATCTCTGTTTGTGGAGCGCGGTGAATATATTAGCATTGTCGGTTCTTCGGGCTCAGGCAAAACTACTTTGCTGAACTTATTATCTGGTTTAGATTCTCCAACATCAGGTGCTGTTGAATTTCAAGGAACAGCTCTCCAACTTATGTCGAAGCGTGAGCTTGCGCTGTATCGTGCTAAAAAAATAGGCATGGTATTTCAATCATTCAATTTAATACCGCAGTTCACCGCTCTGCAAAATGTAGAAATGGCTCTTTACTTTAATGGGATATCTGCAAAAGAGCGACGCAGACAATCGCAAACAATTTTGGAGCAGTTGGGTTTGCAGGACCGCTTAACACACAAGCCCGCAGATATGTCGGGTGGTGAACAACAACGGGTTGCTTTAGCCCGTGCAATTGTAAAAAAACCGGAAATATTATTTGCAGATGAACCGACCGGTAATTTAGATTACGAAAACGCTCAACAAATTGCTTTCTTAATCAATAATCTAAATAAAGAAAATTATACGATTATTCTTGTTACGCACAATGTTGAGTTGGCGAAAAAGAATTCAAATAGAATTATTAAAATGAAGTATGGTAAAATAGCGGAGGATGGTGGAATGAGTGATGGAGGAGGATTGTAA